In Gimesia benthica, a single window of DNA contains:
- a CDS encoding anti-sigma factor family protein, translating into MSKDITEQELEKLVAYLDGEVSEQEAIEVEQALSNDESTRARVDGLERAWEMLDRLPISRASEEFTDKTLSSIRTVQLEVQAAEDQQPSGFGMTKKTRAQLRKAAISAGWIAGLACSIFLGYLITNQWVPDESDPLIRELSFIENLDTYSEVQSLEFLEELKKSGTFDETAQQ; encoded by the coding sequence ATGAGCAAAGACATCACAGAACAGGAACTCGAGAAACTGGTAGCTTACCTCGATGGCGAGGTCAGCGAGCAGGAAGCGATCGAAGTCGAGCAGGCGCTCTCGAACGATGAGTCCACTCGTGCGCGCGTCGATGGGCTGGAGCGCGCCTGGGAAATGCTGGATCGTCTGCCGATCTCCAGGGCGTCTGAAGAATTCACCGACAAAACCCTCTCGAGCATCCGCACCGTTCAACTGGAAGTCCAGGCCGCTGAGGATCAGCAGCCATCCGGTTTCGGCATGACGAAAAAGACACGGGCACAACTCCGCAAAGCCGCGATCTCGGCCGGCTGGATCGCGGGGCTGGCCTGTTCGATTTTCCTGGGATATCTGATTACCAATCAGTGGGTGCCGGACGAATCCGATCCGCTGATCAGGGAGCTCTCGTTTATTGAGAATCTGGACACTTACTCGGAAGTGCAGAGTCTGGAATTCCTGGAAGAACTTAAAAAGTCGGGGACCTTCGATGAAACCGCGCAGCAGTAA
- a CDS encoding RNA polymerase sigma factor, translated as MNSPYLRDPDVQLMLRAKAGDEGAFTELVAAYQDRIVGIFCHLLGNQEAAEDLAQEVFLRIYRSRDKYEPKAKFSTWLFRIANNLASNSRRNKGRRREVALNPQDSGPLGMRPEEQLLMEKSGMMPSRQIGLKETQAVVRQALETLNERQQMAVLLHKFEGMSYADIGAAMKLSEAAVKSLLSRARENLRVQLEKHING; from the coding sequence ATGAATTCACCATACTTACGGGACCCTGACGTACAGCTGATGCTGCGCGCCAAGGCCGGCGATGAAGGTGCGTTCACTGAGCTGGTAGCAGCATACCAGGACCGCATCGTCGGCATATTTTGCCATTTGCTGGGCAATCAGGAGGCAGCAGAAGATCTGGCGCAGGAAGTGTTTCTGCGGATCTATCGATCACGCGACAAGTATGAGCCGAAGGCGAAATTTTCGACCTGGCTGTTTCGCATCGCCAACAATCTGGCCAGCAACTCCCGCCGCAACAAGGGACGCCGCAGAGAGGTGGCCCTCAATCCCCAGGATTCCGGCCCGCTGGGAATGCGTCCGGAAGAGCAGCTGTTAATGGAAAAATCCGGGATGATGCCCTCGCGTCAAATCGGACTCAAAGAGACCCAGGCGGTGGTCCGCCAGGCACTGGAAACATTGAACGAACGACAACAGATGGCAGTGCTGTTACACAAATTTGAAGGGATGAGTTACGCCGACATCGGGGCCGCGATGAAGCTGTCCGAGGCGGCGGTGAAATCATTACTGTCACGTGCCCGCGAAAACTTACGGGTGCAACTGGAAAAACATATCAACGGTTGA